Sequence from the Herbaspirillum sp. meg3 genome:
CCGCGGCTGATGGATGCGCTGAGTGCCGTCTCGCAAAAGGAGTTGATCAGTGTGCGCGGAGGAACGAGTCAGGGCGACCCCTGCGAAGCCAGGGCTTATCACGGCTATAACGGTATCGAGCAGGACGTGGTGACGCGCATTGCTGATTGGATCACTGCCAGCGTTGGCCGCAAGCAGTGAGGTCAGGTGAGGTCACAACACAGTAAGCTTGTGTCCGCGGCTCTTAGTCGGCCAGCAGCAAAAACACGGTAGGTTTTTTGTGAAAATCCGGTGTCTTGCCGGTGGCAATATCGCTCTTCCATTTAGTCGCTGTCTGTGTCTTGATGGATTCACTCGCCAGCGTCAGATCTGTCGCGACGCTGATGAGCGTCGAGCCATTGCATGCCGTTGCCAATGCTTCCAGCATGGCGCCGTTGCGATAGGGCGTTTCGATCAGCAACTGGGTTTGCTTTTCCTGACGGGAGCGATCTTCCAATTGTTTGATGCGTTTGATGCGTTGCGCGGCGTCGGTCGGCAGATAGCCATTGAAAGCAAAGCTCTGGCCGTTCAGACCGCTGCTCATGACTGCCAGCAACAAGGACGAGGGGCCGACCAGAGGACGAACCTGGATACCGTGCTGATGCGCCAGGCGAACCAGGTTGGCGCCGGGATCAGCCACCGCCGGTACGCCGGCTTCTGAAATCAATCCCGCATCTTGTCCTGCCAGCAACGGCGCAAGCAAGGCCGGCAAGGCCGGCAGGGCTGCGGCTTCGGTGTTGACGTTGAGTTCGGCGATCTTGATTTCCTGCAGGGGTTTGGCCAGCGGATAGTTGGCGTTGATCAGTTTCAGGAAGGCGCGTGTGGTCTTGGCGTTTTCTGCGACAAAATAGTCGAGACGCGCAGCAAGCGCCTGCACTTCGGCTGGCAGGATAGCGGCAAGTACATCGCCATCCGCAGCGTCGACAGGGCCGAGGGTGTTGGGTACGAGATAAAGAATACCGGGCATGTTTAAATCGTTAAAATAAGGGCTGGCGCTATTAGACCTTATTTCACCGTTGACTGCGAGCATGTTTGTGTTGCCTGATGTAGGCAAGGCCCGTACTTGCAGGCTTTTCGGGATGATAAGAAAGTCTTTTGCAATGTGTCGCCTGATTCATGCCGATGTCATGAAACTGTCATGCTAGGCAACTATTGTGTCAGTTCGTCAGCATTTTTTAAAATTTGCTAAATAATTTCCGGCAATACCCTCGATTGAAAGGGATTGAATGTTTGCAGCAGTAGATCTTGGTTCCAACAGCTTCCGTATGCACATAGGCAAGCATGAGGGTGATTCGATTCGCGTGATCAAGAGCGCGCGCGACCCCATTCGCCTGGCAGCCGGCTTGGACAAGAACGGTAAACTGACCCCGCAGGCTATCGCCGGCGCGGTTGAATCTCTGGCGCGTTTCCGTACGATCTTGCGCGATTACCAGCTGGATGCGGTGCGCGTGGTCGCTACCAATACCTTGCGTGTGGCCAAGAATGCACATGAATTCCTGCCTGATGCCGAGCGTGCTATCGGCTACCCGGTGGAAATCATTTCCGGCGAAGAAGAAGGCCGTCTGATTTACATGGGCGTCGCCGGCGCATTGGCGCTGCCGGACGAAGATCGGCTGGTGATCGATATCGGCGGTGGTTCCACCGAAGTCATTCTTGGTCGTGGCAGCGAGATCAAACGCGTCGAGTCCTTTGGCATTGGCACGGTCAATCAAAGTCAGGCATTTTTCCCCGATGGCGTGATCGATGAAGACTCCTTTGAGCGCGCGATTTTGTCCGCGCGTTCGCATGTCGAAGATGCCGTCGTGCCTTTCGGCGCGCAGCATCGGAGCAAGGTCTACGGCTCGTCAGGCACCATGCGTGCGATTGCGGACACGATTGCCCGCAACGGCATGGGCGATGGGCGTGTCACACCTGCCAGCGTCGAAGAGCTGAAGCAGCGCCTGATCGCTTTCGGTCACGCGGGTAATATCGAACTGCCCGGCATGAAGCCCGACCGTGCGCTGGTCATCATGGGTGGCCTGGCGGTGTTGATCGGCTTGATGAAAGAGTTGAATATTTCCGTCATCACACCTGTCGAGGCCGGTTTGCGCATGGGTGTGATGTGGGATTTGCAATTGCGCGCCACGCAACGCGATCGCCGCGAACAGTCGGTGGACGATTTCAGCCGCCGCTTTCATATCGATGAATTGCGCGCGCGCCAGGTTGCAGAGACCGCACTCGGATTTTTCGAGATGCTCAAGCCGGGTAACGAGGTCTACGCCAAATATCTGAGCTGGAGCGCCTTGTTGCACGAGGCCGGCTTGATTGTGTCGCAAAGCAGCTATCACAAGCATTCGTCTTACCTGATCGCCAATGCGGATTTGCCAGGATTCACCACGCGCGAGCAGCGTGTGATGAGCACTTTGATCCTTGGTCAGAAGGGCAATCTGCGCAAACTGGGTGAAGTGCTATCGGATGCTGATTTTGCCAAGGCAGTCTTGGCCTTGCGTCTGGCGGTGATGTTCATGCACTCGCACATCACGCTGGATTGGAATGACATCCGTCTGAAGATGAAAAATCGTATTGACCTCGAAATCAAGCGCGACTGGGTACGCGATCACCCGACCGTGTCGTACTGGATGCAGAAAGAGCAGGAATGGTGGAGCGGCATCGGTGTCGATTTCTCGATCCGCGTGAACGCCTGATGCTTTGACTGTCTGGTACGCATCTCACTGGAAATAAAAAATCCCCGCAC
This genomic interval carries:
- a CDS encoding Ppx/GppA phosphatase family protein, with protein sequence MFAAVDLGSNSFRMHIGKHEGDSIRVIKSARDPIRLAAGLDKNGKLTPQAIAGAVESLARFRTILRDYQLDAVRVVATNTLRVAKNAHEFLPDAERAIGYPVEIISGEEEGRLIYMGVAGALALPDEDRLVIDIGGGSTEVILGRGSEIKRVESFGIGTVNQSQAFFPDGVIDEDSFERAILSARSHVEDAVVPFGAQHRSKVYGSSGTMRAIADTIARNGMGDGRVTPASVEELKQRLIAFGHAGNIELPGMKPDRALVIMGGLAVLIGLMKELNISVITPVEAGLRMGVMWDLQLRATQRDRREQSVDDFSRRFHIDELRARQVAETALGFFEMLKPGNEVYAKYLSWSALLHEAGLIVSQSSYHKHSSYLIANADLPGFTTREQRVMSTLILGQKGNLRKLGEVLSDADFAKAVLALRLAVMFMHSHITLDWNDIRLKMKNRIDLEIKRDWVRDHPTVSYWMQKEQEWWSGIGVDFSIRVNA
- a CDS encoding SAM-dependent methyltransferase gives rise to the protein MPGILYLVPNTLGPVDAADGDVLAAILPAEVQALAARLDYFVAENAKTTRAFLKLINANYPLAKPLQEIKIAELNVNTEAAALPALPALLAPLLAGQDAGLISEAGVPAVADPGANLVRLAHQHGIQVRPLVGPSSLLLAVMSSGLNGQSFAFNGYLPTDAAQRIKRIKQLEDRSRQEKQTQLLIETPYRNGAMLEALATACNGSTLISVATDLTLASESIKTQTATKWKSDIATGKTPDFHKKPTVFLLLAD